A section of the Vigna radiata var. radiata cultivar VC1973A unplaced genomic scaffold, Vradiata_ver6 scaffold_472, whole genome shotgun sequence genome encodes:
- the LOC106754763 gene encoding uncharacterized protein LOC106754763, whose protein sequence is MAYRAKTYASDEVAGSFTEQYRRIFDYANELLARNPGSTIKVKVEPYDGNDGKVMFQRFYACLQACKNSFLSCRPIIGLDGAFLKGKHHGELLTVVARDTNDQMLPLAYAIVEVENKDTWTWFLELLIADLGGPDVCSGLTIMSDQQKGLRYVVEDVIPGVAQRFCVRHLYANFRKKFPGKNLKRLMWRAATSTHPKQWETEMRHMKEVNEDAFKHLMSIPPSWSAHKLFEIRHVSQSGDNFVVDIDQYTCSCRKWSISGIPCVHALTTMKFLNLTTEDYLPVWFKKSTYEEMYTSIIYPINGKHLWEVTQCPDVFPPPKRQMPGRPKKKRRLEQWELKKSSTKMSKGGLLKRCTICREVGHNKRNFRKQSQGQQEGEPNTLPQGQPDEADTQTT, encoded by the exons ATGGCTTATAGGGCCAAAACATATGCATCAGACGAAGTGGCTGGTTCGTTCACTGAGCAATATAGAAGAATATTTGATTATGCAAATGAGTTATTAGCAAGAAACCCTGGGTCTACAATCAAAGTAAAAGTTGAGCCTTATGATGGGAATGATGGGAAAGTAATGTTCCAGAGGTTTTACGCATGCCTTCAAGCATGCAAAAATAGCTTTCTTTCATGCAGGCCAATCATTGGTCTTGATGGAGCCTTCTTGAAAGGCAAACATCATGGTGAGCTATTAACTGTTGTGGCACGAGATACAAATGACCAAATGTTGCCATTGGCGTATGCAATTGTTGAAGTTGAAAACAAGGACACGTGGACATGGTTTCTAGAGCTATTGATTGCAGACTTAGGTGGTCCAGATGTGTGCTCTGGACTAACTATCatgtcagatcaacaaaag GGTTTAAGATATGTTGTAGAAGATGTTATTCCTGGAGTTGCACAAAGATTTTGTGTAAGGCATTTATATGCCAACTTCAGGAAAAAATTCCCTGGAAAAAACTTGAAAAGGCTCATGTGGAGGGCAGCTACATCAACCCATCCAAAACAGTGGGAGACTGAGATGAGACATATGAAAGAGGTTAATGAAGATGCTTTTAAACATCTGATGTCCATTCCTCCAAG CTGGTCTGCACACAAACTTTTTGAGATCAGACATGTGTCCCAAAGTGGGGACAACTTTGTGGTGGATATAGATCAATATACATGTTCCTGCAGGAAGTGGAGCATCAGTGGAATTCCATGTGTGCATGCATTGACAACAATGAAGTTTCTGAACCTAACTACGGAGGACTATCTACCTGTATGGTTTAAAAAGTCAACCTATGAAGAGATGTATACCTCCATTATATACCCTATTAATGGAAAACATCTATGGGAGGTCACTCAATGTCCAGATGTCTTTCCTCCACCAAAAAGACAGATGCCTGGTCGtcctaaaaagaaaaggagattaGAGCAAtgggagttgaagaaaagtTCTACCAAAATGTCTAAAGGGGGATTACTCAAGAGATGCACCATCTGTAGGGAAGTGGgacacaacaaaagaaatttccGAAAACAAAGCCAAGGGCAGCAAGAAGGAGAACCCAACACATTGCCTCAAGGTCAACCAGATGAAGCAGATACACAAACAACTTGA
- the LOC106754762 gene encoding uncharacterized protein LOC106754762, which translates to MSLGHSYSSSTCNACRRKHFRSASSSQGDGGWNKKDASLICHCGEKSVLRTAKTTKNRGKLFWSCPGYKMRSENGGCNFFKWFTDWGVEESVRCEVLEATDERLVKTFENQGVKQSFDVQKAVMGLQSWMKYLVVVVSVVFIMNMIIIAMLMGRVS; encoded by the coding sequence ATGTCCTTGGGTCATTCCTATTCCTCTTCAACTTGCAATGCATGCAGAAGAAAGCATTTCCGTTCTGCTTCGAGCTCTCAAGGAGATGGAGGTTGGAACAAGAAAGATGCATCGCTGATCTGCCATTGTGGAGAGAAGAGTGTGTTGAGGACTGCAAAAACGACGAAGAATCGAGGGAAATTGTTCTGGAGTTGCCCTGGGTATAAGATGAGGAGTGAAAATGGAGGATGCAACTTCTTCAAGTGGTTTACTGATTGGGGAGTTGAAGAAAGTGTTAGATGTGAGGTGTTGGAAGCAACTGATGAGAGATTGGTGAAGACTTTTGAAAACCAAGGTGTTAAGCAAAGCTTTGATGTGCAGAAAGCTGTTATGGGTCTTCAAAGTTGGATGAAATATTTGGTTGTGGTTGTTAGTGTTGTCTTTATAATGAACATGATTATAATTGCAATGCTCATGGGAAGGGTTTCATAA